From Treponema rectale, one genomic window encodes:
- the trpA gene encoding tryptophan synthase subunit alpha: protein MEQKINLMSHLVAGYPTDELAFTAAKALVDGGAAILEIQLPFSDPSADGPAIQGACNEVLKRGYRTKDGLAFIKRIHEAFPQVSIYLMSYGSLVYTPGIKNFCSRAASSGVNGMIIPDLPFDYDEGLTAACKENGMVNIPVAAPSMSPQRLEKLAGAGFPYVYAALRTGITGTDTRISEETISFIEKLRKGGSRIYGGFGISSGKQSAALSGHVEAVVAGSVFVRLITENASSEEALYQAVKNKALELTGCNK, encoded by the coding sequence ATGGAACAGAAAATAAATCTTATGAGTCATCTTGTTGCAGGTTATCCGACTGATGAACTTGCATTTACAGCTGCAAAGGCTCTTGTTGACGGAGGTGCTGCAATTTTAGAGATACAGCTTCCGTTTTCAGATCCAAGTGCTGACGGTCCTGCAATTCAGGGTGCCTGTAATGAAGTGTTAAAGCGCGGTTACCGTACTAAGGACGGTCTGGCATTTATAAAAAGAATTCATGAAGCTTTTCCTCAGGTTTCCATATATCTCATGAGTTACGGCAGTCTGGTTTATACTCCAGGAATAAAAAATTTCTGTTCAAGAGCAGCGAGTTCCGGTGTAAACGGCATGATTATACCTGATCTTCCTTTTGATTATGATGAAGGGCTTACAGCTGCCTGTAAAGAAAACGGAATGGTGAATATTCCTGTAGCAGCGCCTTCAATGTCCCCTCAGCGTCTGGAAAAACTTGCGGGGGCCGGTTTTCCTTATGTATATGCAGCCCTGCGTACTGGAATTACAGGAACAGATACCAGAATCAGTGAAGAAACTATTTCTTTTATAGAAAAACTGCGGAAGGGTGGAAGCAGAATTTACGGAGGGTTTGGTATTTCCAGCGGAAAACAGTCTGCTGCACTTTCAGGTCATGTAGAAGCTGTTGTTGCCGGAAGTGTTTTTGTAAGGCTCATAACGGAAAATGCCTCCAGTGAAGAAGCTCTGTATCAGGCTGTAAAGAATAAAGCACTGGAACTTACTGGATGCAATAAATAA
- a CDS encoding MarR family winged helix-turn-helix transcriptional regulator, translating to MKYLTNQVLSLISRIHTQSAEFTNSRLSLKGSFVSSHGFILFILSDGKPQTMGALAEKINRTKSTTTSLIKKLIQEGLVKTEPDPEDSRIKLISLTEKGMEYRNFTGEVSKELLNACWKDFSDIEKTELMRLLIKMSDNLS from the coding sequence ATGAAATACTTAACGAATCAAGTTCTCAGCCTAATATCACGCATACATACACAGAGCGCAGAATTTACAAACAGCAGACTGTCCCTAAAGGGAAGTTTTGTTTCTTCCCACGGATTCATACTGTTCATCCTCTCTGACGGAAAGCCTCAAACCATGGGAGCCCTGGCTGAAAAAATAAACCGGACTAAATCAACGACTACAAGCCTTATAAAAAAACTCATTCAGGAAGGCCTGGTAAAAACAGAACCGGATCCTGAAGACAGCAGGATAAAACTTATATCCCTTACGGAAAAAGGAATGGAATACAGGAATTTTACGGGGGAAGTCTCTAAAGAACTTCTGAACGCCTGCTGGAAAGATTTCTCAGACATTGAAAAAACAGAACTGATGCGGCTTCTGATAAAAATGTCAGACAACCTCAGTTAA
- a CDS encoding PTS sugar transporter subunit IIA has protein sequence MVSSADVAMLIRRGGVIKNVEGETLKDVYDYVAARAKLPEGVTAEVFSEELYMREQVLSTAVGNSIAIPHPRRTLFKDPEDERIIVCYLKQPMDMHAPDSFSVHTMFIVLSSSAQSHLGVLSSLAKIFRNKDFVRLLSMQPDAEQLIRKISTLGLS, from the coding sequence ATGGTTAGCAGTGCAGATGTCGCCATGCTTATCAGGCGCGGCGGTGTAATTAAGAATGTGGAAGGTGAGACCTTAAAAGACGTTTATGATTATGTAGCGGCCCGTGCAAAACTGCCGGAAGGCGTGACTGCTGAAGTTTTTTCCGAGGAACTGTACATGAGGGAACAGGTACTCAGTACTGCCGTAGGAAATTCAATTGCAATTCCACATCCAAGACGTACTCTTTTTAAAGATCCTGAAGATGAAAGAATCATAGTCTGCTACCTTAAGCAGCCTATGGATATGCATGCACCGGATTCATTCAGCGTGCATACTATGTTTATCGTTCTTTCCAGTTCGGCTCAGTCTCATCTGGGAGTACTTTCTTCTCTTGCAAAGATTTTCAGGAATAAAGATTTTGTACGCCTTCTGTCTATGCAGCCTGATGCTGAGCAGCTTATCAGAAAGATAAGTACTCTTGGACTTTCGTGA
- the tkt gene encoding transketolase, with protein MNTKAIEATALSIRSLSMDAIQKANSGHPGLPLGAAELAAVLYGEIMKHNPADSKWVDRDRFVLSAGHGSMLLYSILHLAGYKISMDDIKNFRQVGSICAGHPEVGLTDGVEATSGPLGQGIALSVGMAIAESMLAARFNTPAHKIVDHYTYTLVGEGCLEEGVSSEACSLAGTLKLGKLIAFYDENKISIDGCTDITFTDDIEKRYLSYGWQVLRGSMYNIGEIADLVRIAKAEENKPTLIILKSVIGKGAPKEGTADVHGAPLGAEGCAEAKRNLGLPENEQFYVVPGVYEYFEEKRKEAAAAEAEWKAEFDAWAKENPELAKKWDAYWNAQQTAEVAAPSYKAGDKLATRDASGKSLNCMADRYEWLVGGSADLQGPNKTKLKNDDGTYSAQNRKGRTIEYGIREFAMSQVMSGINLHGGLRAFGATFLVFSDYLRGSLRVAALSNIPNIYIFTHDSIYVGEDGPTHQPTETYAALRCIPNVQFLRPGDAEESQLAWEMAMESKDHPVAMAFTRQAITVYEKADKDWRNTARKGAYVVQDGGSSPDITVVATGSEVEMSLNAAKLVPGKSIRVVSVIDKNLFESQSEDFQKSIIGNPKRVVVAEAGSRMGWEGYAKKADLFTIDRFGESGPAAKVAEDLGFTSEKLAELLKK; from the coding sequence ATGAACACAAAAGCTATTGAAGCAACAGCGCTTTCAATCAGAAGCCTTTCCATGGATGCCATTCAGAAGGCAAATTCCGGTCATCCGGGACTTCCTCTTGGTGCAGCAGAACTTGCAGCTGTCCTCTATGGAGAAATCATGAAGCACAATCCTGCTGACTCAAAGTGGGTTGACCGTGACCGTTTTGTACTTTCTGCAGGACATGGTTCAATGCTTTTGTACAGCATCCTTCATCTTGCCGGATATAAAATCAGCATGGATGATATTAAGAATTTCCGTCAGGTTGGTTCTATTTGTGCCGGACATCCGGAAGTTGGTCTTACAGACGGTGTAGAAGCTACTTCCGGACCACTGGGACAGGGTATTGCTCTTTCTGTAGGTATGGCAATTGCAGAATCAATGCTTGCTGCACGTTTTAATACTCCTGCACATAAGATTGTAGATCATTATACATATACTCTTGTGGGAGAAGGTTGTCTTGAGGAAGGTGTTTCTTCTGAAGCCTGCTCTCTTGCCGGTACCCTTAAACTTGGAAAACTTATCGCTTTCTATGATGAAAACAAGATTTCAATTGACGGATGTACAGACATTACGTTTACTGATGATATTGAAAAACGCTATCTTTCTTACGGATGGCAGGTTCTCCGCGGAAGTATGTACAACATTGGAGAAATCGCTGATCTTGTACGTATTGCAAAGGCAGAAGAAAACAAGCCTACTCTTATTATCCTTAAATCAGTAATCGGAAAGGGTGCTCCTAAAGAAGGTACGGCTGATGTTCACGGAGCTCCTCTTGGAGCAGAAGGCTGTGCAGAGGCTAAGAGAAATCTCGGTCTGCCGGAAAATGAACAGTTCTATGTAGTTCCTGGCGTATACGAATACTTTGAAGAAAAACGTAAGGAAGCTGCCGCTGCAGAAGCAGAATGGAAGGCTGAATTTGATGCGTGGGCAAAGGAAAATCCTGAACTTGCAAAGAAATGGGATGCTTACTGGAACGCTCAGCAGACTGCAGAAGTAGCTGCTCCTTCTTATAAGGCTGGTGATAAACTTGCAACCCGTGATGCTTCCGGAAAGAGCCTTAACTGCATGGCAGACCGCTATGAATGGCTTGTAGGTGGTTCCGCAGATCTTCAGGGACCTAACAAGACTAAACTTAAGAATGATGACGGAACATATTCCGCACAGAATCGTAAGGGACGTACTATTGAATATGGTATCCGTGAATTTGCAATGAGCCAGGTTATGAGCGGAATCAACCTTCATGGAGGACTCCGTGCTTTCGGTGCAACCTTCCTTGTATTCAGTGATTATCTTCGCGGTTCATTAAGGGTTGCTGCCCTCAGTAATATTCCGAACATCTACATCTTTACTCATGATTCTATTTATGTAGGTGAAGACGGTCCAACTCATCAGCCTACTGAAACTTATGCTGCTCTCCGCTGTATTCCAAATGTTCAGTTCCTTCGTCCTGGTGATGCAGAAGAAAGCCAGCTTGCATGGGAAATGGCTATGGAAAGCAAGGATCACCCTGTAGCAATGGCATTTACCCGCCAGGCAATTACAGTTTATGAAAAGGCTGATAAAGACTGGCGCAATACTGCACGTAAAGGTGCATATGTTGTACAGGACGGCGGTTCGTCACCGGATATTACTGTTGTTGCAACCGGATCTGAAGTTGAAATGTCCCTTAATGCAGCAAAACTTGTTCCTGGAAAATCTATCCGCGTTGTTTCTGTTATCGATAAGAATCTTTTCGAAAGTCAGAGTGAAGACTTCCAGAAGAGCATCATCGGTAATCCGAAGCGCGTTGTTGTTGCAGAAGCCGGTTCCAGAATGGGCTGGGAAGGATATGCAAAGAAAGCAGACCTGTTTACTATTGACCGTTTCGGAGAGTCTGGTCCTGCTGCAAAAGTTGCGGAAGATCTTGGCTTTACATCAGAAAAACTTGCTGAACTGCTTAAAAAATAG
- a CDS encoding Ig-like domain-containing protein has translation MKKSIAAFMRNVFLLLSGALAAGSCFVSCSEENSGPLKVSVSQIILTDIDGNNEQTDVEYGDFLQLQATVLPENATDKSIVWSSDNEDLVSVDETGKVTVADFSEDDELPEETSSVITATAADGSEVFAAITVNAVEKVKHVESVKITSKYGDCILKDEDSVLTVTVLPEDADIKDFDIVSSDESVLSVVETETDGKTVYSVLGKGKGNASVKVTARDRFRSEHKAAEYPFTVLGEKIDVESVSLKSDDLVVSEESEEGTVNVVFTESAAALTLVKVPSDATLARENGTVYSIVSGEDLASIDEDGVVTFGENAGEVTVKVVASDRSDNSVEALYTFTVRKPVEEIILSAPESASFDEDVLLLARDDDPETESDESKILLSALVNPEDATVKNIIWTSSDEETAEVASDGTVTAKKAGEVVITANATDGSKVTAAQNIKIFIPVTAVSVSADKTESDVNTVITLTSAVEPFDADPKVLWEVVSGPAEIDQNGKVQLGDVSGDVIVKITSVYNEAKTAQITLRAMPDKTELKAEIEEAEKIIKRSVYSNEAKTVFRAAIDTSIEEVEDKYDSEADVENARSALAAAKKEIVENGIEKWDVSVAKGFEGGDQSEVRIFWSDDNWALTPESIVAEGTNKYTSFVITTGEVSVTAGNWWPSQPSVNGKTLITQPAFDRDTSLTVGTHVLTFTLAKGEDDYFVTVPFTLAVDEPDAAAETGEIEIALIDPRIKARAQVQKIIDAAAVVADNAKPSKYEEGAIDEFKAAIKTAEDSLALLAGDDATLEAIKTVGENLAEAEAEFNAKKVIGQWDVEILRRTNDQTTVTVKWVDDAWKLHASRDGDVINTSFVHEEGTNACTAFVIDETVSHVFWPDAAADFVTGDKYVSVKPAFREPALFNANHTLTFTVLADDGNEYDVTVTFAFAGKSNTDESQAIVDDVVIRKADKTEKLKAKLAKEISAAQTLYEDSDAADFADGAYGEFAAAIADASSVLENATTEDEVKTAMEVLSAAVAAFRSSEKIDNWKFEYRQHDNDQYTLIVSWASAEWAIDLNSVSNGNATFVTDGDKASHTYWPADQNKVESNRVIFNPANNQVAGENALGEHTLTFDLKPLGSDTIYDVTLRYRLDANNSYVTILEKSVTARE, from the coding sequence ATGAAAAAAAGTATTGCTGCATTTATGCGTAATGTATTTTTGCTTCTGTCCGGTGCACTTGCAGCGGGCTCTTGTTTTGTGTCCTGTTCTGAGGAAAACAGCGGTCCGTTAAAGGTAAGTGTTTCTCAGATTATTCTGACAGACATCGACGGAAACAATGAACAGACAGACGTGGAATACGGAGATTTTCTGCAGCTTCAGGCAACAGTACTTCCTGAAAATGCGACTGACAAATCTATCGTATGGTCAAGTGATAATGAAGATCTGGTTTCTGTAGACGAAACCGGAAAAGTTACTGTTGCAGATTTTTCTGAAGATGATGAACTTCCGGAAGAGACAAGTTCCGTAATTACTGCAACTGCTGCAGACGGTTCTGAAGTTTTTGCCGCAATAACCGTAAATGCTGTTGAAAAAGTAAAACATGTAGAATCCGTAAAAATTACCAGTAAGTACGGAGACTGTATTTTAAAGGATGAGGACTCTGTGCTGACAGTAACGGTTCTTCCTGAAGATGCTGACATTAAAGATTTTGATATTGTATCTTCAGACGAAAGCGTTCTTTCTGTAGTTGAAACTGAAACAGATGGAAAAACTGTTTATAGTGTTCTTGGAAAAGGAAAGGGGAATGCTTCTGTAAAAGTTACTGCAAGGGACCGCTTCAGAAGTGAACATAAAGCTGCTGAGTATCCGTTTACTGTTCTCGGAGAAAAAATTGACGTTGAATCCGTAAGCTTAAAGTCAGATGATCTCGTGGTTTCTGAAGAATCAGAAGAGGGGACTGTTAATGTAGTTTTCACAGAATCGGCTGCAGCTCTTACCCTTGTAAAGGTTCCGTCTGATGCAACTCTTGCCCGGGAAAACGGAACAGTTTATTCAATTGTTTCTGGTGAAGACCTTGCTTCCATCGATGAAGACGGTGTTGTAACTTTCGGAGAAAATGCAGGAGAGGTAACGGTAAAAGTTGTTGCTTCTGATCGTTCAGATAATTCTGTAGAAGCTCTTTATACCTTTACCGTAAGAAAACCTGTTGAAGAAATAATTCTTTCAGCTCCAGAAAGCGCTTCCTTTGATGAAGATGTTCTTCTCCTTGCAAGAGATGATGATCCGGAAACAGAAAGTGATGAAAGTAAAATCCTGCTGTCAGCTTTAGTTAATCCGGAAGATGCAACTGTAAAAAATATCATCTGGACTTCTTCTGATGAAGAAACTGCTGAAGTTGCTTCTGACGGTACTGTAACTGCAAAAAAGGCTGGTGAAGTCGTAATTACTGCAAATGCTACTGACGGAAGTAAAGTAACTGCTGCTCAGAATATTAAGATATTTATTCCTGTAACAGCTGTCAGTGTCAGTGCTGATAAAACCGAAAGTGATGTAAATACAGTCATTACTCTTACTTCTGCCGTTGAACCTTTTGATGCTGATCCAAAAGTATTGTGGGAAGTTGTTTCAGGTCCTGCAGAAATTGACCAGAACGGTAAAGTACAGCTTGGTGATGTATCAGGTGATGTAATCGTAAAGATTACTTCTGTTTACAATGAAGCAAAGACTGCACAGATAACTCTCCGTGCCATGCCTGATAAAACTGAACTTAAAGCAGAAATCGAAGAAGCAGAAAAAATCATAAAGAGATCTGTTTACTCGAATGAAGCAAAAACTGTCTTCAGAGCAGCAATTGATACTTCTATTGAAGAAGTTGAAGACAAATATGACAGTGAGGCCGATGTTGAGAATGCCCGTTCAGCTCTTGCTGCTGCAAAAAAAGAAATCGTAGAAAACGGAATTGAAAAGTGGGATGTTTCCGTTGCAAAAGGTTTTGAAGGCGGAGACCAGAGTGAAGTAAGAATTTTCTGGAGTGATGACAACTGGGCATTGACTCCTGAAAGTATTGTTGCTGAAGGAACAAACAAGTATACAAGTTTTGTAATTACAACAGGTGAGGTTTCCGTAACTGCAGGCAACTGGTGGCCGTCACAGCCTTCTGTAAACGGAAAGACTTTGATTACACAGCCTGCTTTTGACAGGGATACATCCCTTACAGTCGGCACTCATGTCCTTACATTCACTCTTGCAAAGGGTGAGGATGATTACTTTGTAACCGTTCCATTCACTCTTGCTGTTGATGAACCGGATGCTGCCGCAGAAACAGGTGAAATTGAAATAGCTCTTATCGATCCGCGCATTAAAGCCCGTGCTCAGGTACAGAAGATTATTGATGCAGCTGCAGTTGTTGCAGATAATGCTAAACCGTCTAAGTATGAAGAAGGTGCAATTGATGAGTTTAAGGCTGCCATAAAAACCGCTGAAGATTCTCTTGCCCTTCTTGCAGGTGATGACGCTACACTGGAAGCAATAAAAACTGTAGGAGAAAATCTTGCTGAAGCTGAAGCAGAATTCAATGCAAAGAAAGTAATAGGACAGTGGGATGTAGAAATCCTTCGCCGTACCAATGACCAGACTACAGTTACTGTAAAATGGGTTGATGATGCATGGAAGCTTCATGCCAGCCGTGATGGAGATGTAATCAATACTTCTTTCGTTCATGAAGAAGGAACAAATGCATGTACGGCATTTGTAATTGACGAAACTGTTTCTCATGTATTCTGGCCGGATGCAGCAGCTGACTTTGTTACCGGAGATAAATATGTTTCTGTAAAACCTGCATTCCGTGAACCAGCGCTCTTTAACGCAAATCATACTCTTACATTCACAGTACTTGCAGATGACGGAAATGAATATGACGTTACAGTAACCTTTGCCTTTGCCGGTAAAAGCAATACTGATGAAAGCCAGGCTATCGTAGATGATGTTGTTATCAGAAAGGCAGATAAGACAGAAAAACTCAAGGCTAAACTTGCAAAAGAAATTTCTGCTGCTCAGACTCTTTATGAAGACTCAGATGCCGCAGATTTTGCAGATGGAGCTTACGGGGAATTTGCAGCAGCAATCGCAGATGCTTCATCTGTTTTGGAAAATGCCACGACAGAAGATGAAGTGAAGACTGCAATGGAAGTGCTTTCTGCCGCAGTTGCAGCTTTCCGCAGTTCAGAAAAAATTGACAACTGGAAGTTTGAATACCGCCAGCATGATAATGACCAGTATACCCTTATTGTTTCATGGGCAAGTGCTGAATGGGCAATTGATCTTAATTCAGTATCAAATGGTAATGCAACCTTTGTTACGGACGGAGATAAAGCAAGTCATACTTACTGGCCTGCAGATCAGAACAAGGTAGAATCAAACCGGGTAATCTTCAATCCTGCCAATAATCAGGTTGCAGGCGAAAATGCCCTTGGTGAGCATACCCTGACTTTTGATCTTAAACCTCTTGGAAGCGACACTATTTATGACGTTACACTCAGGTACAGACTTGATGCTAATAATTCCTATGTTACGATTCTTGAAAAGAGTGTAACTGCAAGAGAATAG
- the rny gene encoding ribonuclease Y, with product MRYAMTVILPVAGLVLGWILRWIYARFQLTASEQKAVRVKQDAIKEAEAQKKEILLQAREQLIQDRNQQERENRERRAELQRFEARVNKKEELLDQKSQDFEKRDREAAQRAAEMDKREAVMKAEEEKLRSELERISGLTAEEAKALIIKNLENDARHDAQALLNKIDQEAQLTAEKKAQEILITAIQRIATETTGDLTVTTVSLPSDEMKGRIIGREGRNIRTLETLTGVDIIIDDTPEAVVISCFDPVRKEIARVALERLITDGRIHPARIEEIVQKVTREIQQKIYEEGEKALFDLGIHNMNQDGLKAIGRLYFRTSYGQNVLTHSKEVAELASLLAAEVGANRELAKRAALLHDIGKGAENDSDQNHAEVGAEMARKMGEDPKVVNAIAAHHNDVEAQTIEAVIVQIADAISAARPGARRETVDNYVKRLENLEETAKKFEGVEQAYAIQAGRELRILVNNEKIPDNQVKDLAKQIAKQIETDLRYPGRIRITMIRETRIIEYAR from the coding sequence ATGCGTTATGCAATGACAGTAATTCTCCCTGTTGCCGGACTTGTACTTGGATGGATTTTACGCTGGATATACGCCAGATTTCAGCTTACAGCTTCTGAACAGAAAGCTGTTCGCGTGAAGCAGGATGCAATAAAAGAAGCAGAAGCTCAGAAAAAAGAGATTCTCCTTCAGGCTAGAGAACAGCTCATTCAGGACCGAAACCAGCAGGAACGGGAGAACAGGGAACGCCGTGCAGAGTTACAGCGTTTTGAAGCTCGTGTAAACAAAAAAGAAGAACTTCTTGACCAGAAAAGCCAGGATTTTGAAAAGCGTGACCGTGAGGCTGCCCAGCGCGCTGCAGAAATGGACAAGCGTGAAGCAGTAATGAAGGCAGAGGAAGAAAAACTCCGCTCGGAACTTGAACGCATTTCAGGACTTACCGCAGAAGAAGCAAAGGCTCTCATCATCAAGAACCTTGAAAATGATGCCCGCCATGATGCACAGGCACTTCTTAACAAAATTGATCAGGAAGCCCAGCTTACGGCAGAAAAAAAGGCTCAGGAGATCCTTATAACAGCCATTCAGCGTATTGCCACTGAAACTACGGGAGACCTTACAGTTACTACAGTTTCACTTCCAAGCGACGAAATGAAAGGCCGCATTATCGGACGTGAAGGACGCAACATCAGGACTCTTGAAACACTTACAGGCGTAGACATCATAATTGACGATACTCCGGAAGCTGTCGTAATCAGCTGTTTTGATCCTGTACGCAAGGAAATCGCCAGAGTTGCACTGGAACGCCTCATTACCGACGGACGCATCCACCCTGCACGCATCGAAGAAATCGTACAGAAGGTAACAAGAGAGATACAGCAGAAGATTTACGAAGAAGGTGAAAAAGCCCTCTTTGACCTTGGCATCCACAACATGAACCAGGACGGTCTGAAAGCTATCGGACGCCTTTACTTCAGGACAAGTTATGGACAGAACGTACTTACCCATTCAAAGGAAGTTGCAGAACTGGCCAGCCTCCTTGCTGCTGAAGTAGGTGCAAACAGGGAACTTGCAAAAAGGGCAGCACTTCTTCACGATATCGGTAAGGGAGCTGAAAACGACAGTGACCAGAACCATGCCGAAGTCGGTGCAGAAATGGCCCGCAAAATGGGTGAAGATCCTAAGGTTGTTAATGCAATCGCAGCACACCACAATGACGTTGAAGCACAGACGATAGAAGCCGTAATCGTTCAGATTGCAGATGCTATCAGTGCGGCTCGCCCGGGTGCACGACGTGAAACCGTTGATAATTACGTAAAGAGACTTGAGAATCTGGAAGAAACGGCAAAGAAATTTGAAGGTGTTGAACAGGCTTATGCCATTCAGGCCGGACGTGAACTCCGCATTCTCGTCAATAATGAAAAAATTCCTGATAATCAGGTTAAAGATCTTGCAAAACAGATTGCAAAACAGATTGAAACAGACCTGCGCTATCCTGGAAGAATAAGAATTACGATGATTCGTGAAACCCGTATTATTGAATACGCACGCTAA
- the trpB gene encoding tryptophan synthase subunit beta, translating to MSFSDNGFFGQFGGKYVAEVLRRPLDELEIAFKEAMADPSFLEELQQIQRDYIGRETPLLHAETASKILGGAQIYIKLEGLANTGAHKINNAIGQCLLAKRMGKKRIIAETGAGQHGVATAAACAKLGLDCTVYMGEVDVRRQQPNVAAMELYGAKVHSVTSGSRTLKDAVNEAMRDWAANPDTTHYVLGSALGPAPFPDIVREFQSVIGKEVKRQAEERHLDVEALIACVGGGSNSIGFFSPFIDEPGPRLIGVEAGGIGPGIGENASRMTGNASRDGILQGYKSRFLIDEDGQALSTRSISAGLDYCGIGPQLAALGKSGRVEFTSALDKEALEAVKFFAKNEGVLFALESAHAGAEAIKLAPTLSPEKAIIVNMSGRGDKDVFITSPVFRPEKWLDFLHAEIERLESDKDIHEAKIME from the coding sequence ATGTCTTTTTCTGATAATGGATTTTTCGGACAGTTCGGTGGAAAGTATGTTGCTGAAGTACTCAGACGGCCGCTTGATGAACTTGAAATTGCTTTTAAGGAAGCCATGGCAGATCCTTCATTTCTTGAGGAACTGCAGCAGATTCAACGTGATTATATAGGAAGGGAAACCCCTCTTTTACATGCAGAGACGGCTTCAAAAATTTTAGGCGGTGCCCAGATTTACATAAAGCTGGAGGGACTTGCAAATACCGGAGCACATAAAATTAACAATGCCATAGGTCAGTGTCTTCTTGCAAAACGCATGGGAAAGAAACGCATTATTGCAGAGACTGGTGCCGGGCAGCATGGAGTTGCTACAGCCGCAGCCTGTGCTAAACTGGGGCTGGATTGCACGGTCTACATGGGAGAAGTTGATGTCAGGCGTCAGCAGCCTAATGTTGCGGCAATGGAACTGTACGGAGCAAAAGTTCATTCTGTTACTTCCGGCAGCAGGACATTAAAAGATGCTGTAAACGAAGCGATGCGTGATTGGGCTGCAAATCCTGATACTACCCATTATGTTCTTGGAAGCGCCCTTGGACCTGCACCGTTTCCGGATATCGTCAGGGAATTCCAGAGTGTAATCGGAAAAGAAGTTAAGAGGCAGGCGGAAGAACGGCATCTTGATGTAGAAGCACTTATTGCCTGTGTGGGCGGCGGATCCAATTCAATAGGTTTTTTCTCACCGTTTATAGATGAACCTGGTCCCCGCCTTATAGGTGTAGAAGCCGGAGGAATTGGTCCCGGTATCGGTGAAAATGCAAGCCGCATGACAGGAAATGCAAGCCGGGATGGAATTCTTCAGGGATATAAAAGCCGTTTTCTTATTGATGAAGACGGACAGGCACTTTCAACCCGTTCCATAAGTGCAGGTCTTGATTATTGCGGTATTGGTCCGCAGCTTGCTGCCCTCGGAAAATCAGGACGGGTTGAATTTACATCTGCTCTGGATAAAGAAGCACTGGAAGCTGTAAAGTTTTTTGCAAAAAATGAGGGAGTTCTTTTTGCCCTCGAAAGCGCTCATGCAGGAGCAGAAGCTATTAAGCTTGCACCAACCCTTTCTCCTGAAAAAGCAATAATTGTAAATATGAGCGGAAGGGGAGATAAGGATGTCTTTATTACCAGTCCCGTATTCAGGCCTGAAAAGTGGCTGGATTTCCTTCATGCAGAAATAGAACGGCTTGAATCAGATAAAGACATTCATGAAGCAAAAATAATGGAATAG